The DNA segment TTTGTTGTTTCATAACACAAACAGTTACTACCTTTCTTGTAATTGGTCCCAGTGATGTGAATATAGATGGTCAAACAAATTCGTTGTAGAGTGAATTTAAGATTAAAATGTACAAGATTTACCAAGGGAAAGCACAATGTTAGATTTCTACTAGATACAAACCAGCTTTTGGAAGAATAGTTCTGGCATGTGGATATATTATGTATTTTAGTTTTTTTTGTTCTATGCAAATCTTTTTTGGCGAAATCCCAGAAAGAGCCCCTAGTTTTGAAAAATTCCTATAGAGCaccccaactttcgaaagttcccATAGAGAGCCTTGTtttcataaatgatgattttacccCAGGTCACTCCTGTCGCTGGTTACCTTTGCCGTTGGCCATGCCAGCCCCgggtctttttttttcccaaaggAAAAATGGAATTATATGCAAATTGGTCATTGACATTGGATGTGTTTGATAGTTTTGTCATTGGAGAGAACTAGATGGCTGAAATTAACTTTAAGATGGAGCACAAGATGTAGTTGTATATAATGTTTATAAATTTCAGAGGCAGGATTTTGTTACAGCATGCTGTTCCTTTTTTATTAGGGTGTATAAAGATTAAATATGGTATTTTGGTGTTTCATAACACAACCAGTTACTATCTTTCCTATAATTGGTCCTAGTGATGTGAATGCAGATGGTCAAACAAATTTATTGGAACAtgattaatgatgtaataatccaTTGTAGAGTGAATTTAAGATTAAAATATGCAATACTTGATGTCAAGATTTACCAAGGGAAAACACAATGTTATATTTCTACTCGATACAAACCAGCTTTTGGAAGAATAGTTCTGGCGTGtggatatattatatattttattttttttgttctatGCTAATCTTTTTTGGTGAATTACTAGAAAGAGCCCCTAGTTTTGAAAAAATTCCTACAGAGCaccccaactttcgaaagttcccATAGAGAACCTTATtttcataaatgatgattttacccCAGGTCACTCTTGTCGCTTGTTACCTTTGTCATTGGCCATGCTAGCCCcgggtcctttttttttttcccaaaggaACAAGGGAATTATATGCAAATTGGTCATTGACATTGGATATGTTTGATAGTTTTGTCATTGGAGAGAACTAGATGGCTGAAATTAACTTTAAGATGGAGCACAAGATGTAGTTGTATGTAATATGTTTATAAATTTCAGAGGCAGGATTTTGTTACAGCATGCTGTTCCTTTTTTATTAGGGTGTATAAAGATTAAACATGATATTTTGTTGTTTCATAACACAACCAGTTACTACCTTTCCTATAATTGGTCCTAGTGATGTGAATGTAGATGGTCAAACAAATTTATTGGAACAtgattaatgatgtaataatccaTTGTAGAGTGAATTTAAGATTAAAATGTACAATACTTGATGTCAAGATTTACCAAGGAAAAACACAATGTTAGATTTCTACTAGATACAAATCAGCTTTTGGAAGAATAGTTCTGGCATGtggatatattatatttttgatttttttttgttctgtGTGAATCTTTCGTGGCGAATTCCTGGAAGGAGCCCCTAGTTTTGAAAAATTCCTACAAAGCACCCCGGCTTTCAAAAATTTCCACAGAGAGCCTTGTTTTCATAAATGATGGTTTTACCTTGGGTCACCCTACTGTTGGTTACCTTCGTCATTGGCCACGCCAACCCTAGCCACATCTTCCGTTGGTTGACTTCGATGCTGTCGATCACGGGTGAGGAATGAGGGAGGGGTGGCCCATGTGTCCTCGTCGTCGTCGCCATCGCCAGGCCCCCTCGTCGTCGATTGTGGGCAAGGAAGGAGGTGCCATGGCGTGTGTGCCCTCACCGTCGATCATGGGCAAGGAAGGAGGGTGGACGGGCAGCTATTTGAGGTTGCAGCCAACCCACGCGTGGAGGAGCAAGCAGCCCGGGGCTCACGTTCGCTCACGGCCCCCCACCTCGTCGTCATCCTTggcagaggagaggagaggtaGGGCGGTGGTGCAGGGCTAAGGACTGTGGGTCTATTGGAGGTAGGGGTAAAATGATCTTTTCACACAAGAAGGGGTGCCCTGTGAAAATCTTTGAAAGTTGGAGCGCTCCGTAGGAATTTCTCAAAACTAGAGGCTTTTTCTGGGAATTCACCCTTCTTTCTTTTACTTCTTTTgcgtttttttcttcatttttgtgTAGCATGATAGTCTTTGTAACATTCATGGTTTCTTCCAGCCTTGATGTCAGATAGCCTGACCTATTTTTAATTCACTAATTTGTGCTTAAAAAGCTAACTGTTTGATATTTTACATGGGTGCTGTGTGATTAGGGATAATCTTGGTTGGGTTTGTTCTCAAGATTGTTTATTTGGAATAACTTATGTTGCTGATGCAATTTATGTAGATGAGCTTGGTTGATCTAGGTTCACAAGGCTGGTAGGTCATATTTAATCTATCTGCTAGGATGCTAAAGCAGATGGTTTACACTTGGAAAAGTTACCAGAGTATGCATAAGTTAGGATGGCAGCAGGCCAGATTTTTCTGGATGCTTACCCATTGAAACTGGGTTTGGGTACCTAGATTGTAAGTTTGGCCCGGGGTTGAGTTTTAATAGGATGAAGTTTGTAGTTGCCCTACACATTGCAATTTCTAACATATGCTGCTGCATATGCAGGTCATATTAAGTattcaaataattataattaaataaaaagaaaagagagggtgggccttggtacaatggtaaggtTGTTCCTTTGTGACTTGGGAGATCAAGGTTTGAgtcatagaaataatttttttaaatatttaagggTGAGGTTACATACATTTATCCTCCCTAGTTCCCGCATTGGCAGGAGCCCCGTGGATCCTCCCATTTttaaatagaaagaaaggaatttataatattatttagctAATGCGTAGGTGATTATATAATATGGCTAACATAAGAATAATAGAATATATGAGATGATGTTTATATTCATTTAGGAAAGCATTTTTGTAATAGTTGTAAGAAATCAATACACATACGGACCTACcaatgatattaaattttttatcatgGCTCTCATGGTATTAAAATATGAAGTAGCCCTTATGCAAGGCAGTAATGTGACTGTATCTACATATGCAGCTACATATTAGAACTCTGTGGGAACCTGTAGTTGTTGATTGGACTTAACTTGAAGAATGTGCTTAACTTCAGCTTTCTGTATATCACATATTTTTTAGCAAAACAGGACATCTTATTTTGAATATTACGGACATGATTTAATCAGCAACTGCTGGGACTCTTGCTAAGGAAATTTAGCTATTTGAGTTGACAATTTTTTGTGGTTTTTCTTCAAATATTTGCTATGTAATAGCATCTATTGTGTcagatgatgtggattttgcttctTTGTTGTGCCTGGCCAACGAGTAGAACCTTAACCAGATGGTACCTTTATAAAACCAAAAGCTGTAACTAAAGCCTTGTGCTATTGATGCATTTTGGGTACGTTTCTGAGTTCCTACTAATACATATAATGTGACGATGTAGTCGAGAGGTGGTGCAAATCCATGCATAATGTTATGCAAAACATGTAAATAGATGTGGTAACTTCAGGTTATCTCTTGCAGcctgttttatttgttatttcaGTTACTTGAACATGGAAGGGCTTTATATGGTTATCAGATATAAATGGTTATCTTGTTTCATTTCAGCTGAAATCCAGGCAAGTCTTGTTTTGCAAAAACCAATTTCACTGCTTGGTACTAAGGCTGCAAGATTGGAGAATGACATTCTTGAGGAAATTGGTATTCCAAATACTAAGGTTGTTTCCACTTTATTTTCtgtaacattcatcattattcacATTATTTGGAGCATTAATGAAGTTTATCATCAAAACAGGTTTCAGTTATCTCCATGCATTCGCTGGATCCAGAAAACTCTACATACGTGGTCTTTGGTTTTCTTCCTGACCCAAAAAATGCCTCAATAAGCTTACCAGCATTAAGTATTTTGAGATCAACTTTGATAAATCTGGTCCTTCAGCAAATTAATATATCTTTGACATCATCAATTTTTGGGCATCCATCATCTTTTGAACTTTTAAAGTTTCCTGGAGGGATAACTGTGATACCTTTGCAGTCAGATTCCATTTGGGACATTGCTCAAATCCTATTTGACTTCACATTAAATAACAACATTGAAGAGATTCTGGAGAACATTGACCGCTTGAAGGACGAACTTAAGTTCGGATTGAATTTGAGGTCTTATGAGGTGCCCATCAATACGCTTTTCTTATTTTCGTGATTAATGTTCTAGCTGTAAAATAAATAGTTAAATATGTTCTCTCAATGCAGAATGTATACGTGAAGCTGACAAATATAAACGGTTCCACGGTGACACCACCAGTTACTGTTGAAGCTTCTGTTTTGTCAGACATGGGGAGCGGTAGTCTATTACCAGATAGAATGAAACAACTAGCTCAGGTTATCACAAGGCCCAATGCTAACAATCTTGGCCTCAACAACTCTGTTTTTGGAAAAGTAAAGCAAGTGCAATTATCATCGTACCTTGAACACTCACTCTCAATGGCCCCTGGTCCATCGCCATCTGGTTCTCCATCTGTTGGCAATCTTTACCCTGAACCTCCTGCTTCCTTGAACCCTACTCTCTCTCCTGCTCCTGTTCCATCAGATAATGACCATCGACCGCCTCCATGTTTCTGTTGTCACACTTTTCCAATAAAAAATCCAATGGCATATGCACCTGCCCCAGAAAATGGCATCCAGCCAGATTCTCAGTCTGCAAGTGCACTTGGACCTTCAAGAAGGAATGTTGATCCTTTTACTAACTGCTTTCCTTGTCCATCTCTTGCACCAAATACTGGTTCATCAGTTCATCCTTATCCACCAACTCTTTCTGGCCATTTACGACACTTGACCAGTCCTCCAAGTCTCAAAGCAATGGGGCCAACTCCCAAAGTGCACTCAAAACAATCACCATCATCACCTGCAGCTAGCTATGCTTCCAGGCCTGTACAAGTCAGTGAAAGTGGTAGCAGAGTGTCTCCAGCAACTTTGTTATCATATGCATCATCCTCTTTATTTTGTAAGTTGTTTTTGCTAACTAATTGACATGGCAATTTGTCTAGAGAAAAGCATTACAGATTTGTTTCTTATTTGATGCTTAAAATATAGCTACATATGGACAAGTCTTATGTTATAAATCATCATGGATAAAGTTTTAAATTAGTTATCTTTTTCTTAATATCGTTGGAACTGGCAAAAAAAATTGAACTGCGTTTTGTCATTTGAATCTTCTACATTTGTTGCTCCATTAAATTTTAATGGCATGTGTCTTTTGATTTGTATCCTTTTGTGTCCTAAGATATGTCTATGTACTCCGTGATGTTCAACCAAACCTCAGGTTTGTCACTCGTGTTGACTGATTTTATGAAATTGAATCTTGGCCAACAGTTCACTTCTGTAGCTATATTAACTACTAAAGCTTACGATCATAGGGATTGAAATGAGATAACTTGTTCTTTGTTATCTCAAATTCATGTTTGTATTGCAGgtcctttttgcttctctttaagaAGCTTTTGTTGGTGTCATTTTGAAGCTTTTGCCCAACACGGAGAACCTGATAAGATGGTCTTTATGCTTGTTTTTAAGATGCTTGATATTGCTCACTAGTTTGAGACAAGAAAGAAGCATGTCAACAATTGTTATTAAGATGTTTGATATTTTCTTGAGTCCTATTATTTTAATCGTGAAGCCAATGTAGTTTAGGAATGACCTCTCTTAACTAAGACTTCTCTTCTTTGAGGGTGGGAAACTTtccaagagaaaaaagaaaaaaaaaagcaatcgatTTTATTGTGTGaaataaaagaagataaaaaagctGATTAGAACTGGTTGCAACTGATAAATTGGATTTCTTAGCTCTTCCTCTCTTGTCTTGATCTGATTGTAACTGATTAGAACTTCTAAACAAGCCATCTCAGACTTATCGTCCCAGTCCAAATAAGACATTTTGGCTGGACTGTCTGTGCAGGTGCAGGAGACCCACTGAATAGGCTAGTTGGGTGTTCAAGATTGATTGGGCAGGCCTGTTGAGCAATTCAGGTGGGCAAGCAAGGTCCATCCTCGACATAGAACACATACATTAAATGATTAATTATGTTCAACTgttcaagataattagtccagttAATTTCATTTCCATGCAGTCATTACTTGCAATGTGAAATTAGTATAGCTGCTCCAAAGCTTTTTGAGCGCTGTACTGGAATTATTATCCAGTAAGCAATCTACACCCCATAGAGTAAGGCAAGTGCTCGTGTGAATTGGCAATACATGTCTGTATCAGGTCAAATTTCACCATCGCAggcaataattttatttatttattattattattttttcattgtCTTTTCCTGTTACAATTGCTCTGAATTCCTGCGTACTGTAATTTAATGTAATAAGTTTTTAGGTATTGttatgctttaatttatttttgccTTCCTGATCAAAATATATACTTCAACAGCCTCATCTGGCAGTGTTTCTAGTTAAAGGATTCTAGCATTGTCCTTCCTCCAGGAGATTCCCATGTTGAGTACTTGAGTGTTCCCTGTGTGGATCAAAATATAGTCTGAAGCAGACAAAATAATATGTTGATTAGGCTGGGAATTGCAAGGC comes from the Musa acuminata AAA Group cultivar baxijiao chromosome BXJ2-8, Cavendish_Baxijiao_AAA, whole genome shotgun sequence genome and includes:
- the LOC103995234 gene encoding uncharacterized protein LOC103995234 isoform X2 yields the protein MGKPEEVRVEVPDRVHANSAAGGGGGRGGDAGIRRAVSLRCLVVLALGSCVLLSAIFWFPPFRSRRSGFVTDDPDSLHAEIQASLVLQKPISLLGTKAARLENDILEEIGIPNTKVSVISMHSLDPENSTYVVFGFLPDPKNASISLPALSILRSTLINLVLQQINISLTSSIFGHPSSFELLKFPGGITVIPLQSDSIWDIAQILFDFTLNNNIEEILENIDRLKDELKFGLNLRSYENVYVKLTNINGSTVTPPVTVEASVLSDMGSGSLLPDRMKQLAQVITRPNANNLGLNNSVFGKVKQVQLSSYLEHSLSMAPGPSPSGSPSVGNLYPEPPASLNPTLSPAPVPSDNDHRPPPCFCCHTFPIKNPMAYAPAPENGIQPDSQSASALGPSRRNVDPFTNCFPCPSLAPNTGSSVHPYPPTLSGHLRHLTSPPSLKAMGPTPKVHSKQSPSSPAASYASRPVQVSESGSRVSPATLLSYASSSLFCAGDPLNRLVGCSRLIGQAC
- the LOC103995234 gene encoding uncharacterized protein LOC103995234 isoform X1; amino-acid sequence: MGKPEEVRVEVPDRVHANSAAGGGGGRGGDAGIRRAVSLRCLVVLALGSCVLLSAIFWFPPFRSRRSGFVTDDPDSLHAEIQASLVLQKPISLLGTKAARLENDILEEIGIPNTKVSVISMHSLDPENSTYVVFGFLPDPKNASISLPALSILRSTLINLVLQQINISLTSSIFGHPSSFELLKFPGGITVIPLQSDSIWDIAQILFDFTLNNNIEEILENIDRLKDELKFGLNLRSYENVYVKLTNINGSTVTPPVTVEASVLSDMGSGSLLPDRMKQLAQVITRPNANNLGLNNSVFGKVKQVQLSSYLEHSLSMAPGPSPSGSPSVGNLYPEPPASLNPTLSPAPVPSDNDHRPPPCFCCHTFPIKNPMAYAPAPENGIQPDSQSASALGPSRRNVDPFTNCFPCPSLAPNTGSSVHPYPPTLSGHLRHLTSPPSLKAMGPTPKVHSKQSPSSPAASYASRPVQVSESGSRVSPATLLSYASSSLFSKAATYAFWEMNLTGLLGLMIFQLVCGPR